A single Calidifontibacter indicus DNA region contains:
- a CDS encoding GNAT family N-acetyltransferase, producing MRADSDDLGTLEQLWVESRIATGQTRDWAGRMVRDGRVRSAVEHPDVRIFLAFNGTEPAGFLVLARSPLGAMTDEPSVLIDQMYVQPDLRRRGVARALLAVVPLTAESIGVGVITAAVPAPQRELNRFFARLGFASTTTLRSTSVATLRRHLEPELAAERAGGQSVVRLRRSIRGRARTRHAAAGEAG from the coding sequence GTGCGGGCGGATTCCGACGACCTCGGAACGCTCGAACAGCTGTGGGTGGAGTCGCGGATCGCGACGGGTCAGACCCGTGACTGGGCCGGTCGGATGGTGCGCGACGGTCGGGTGCGCAGCGCGGTCGAGCACCCTGACGTGCGAATCTTCCTGGCGTTCAACGGAACTGAGCCGGCCGGCTTCTTGGTGCTGGCGCGCAGCCCGTTGGGTGCGATGACCGACGAGCCGTCGGTGTTGATCGACCAGATGTACGTTCAGCCCGACCTGCGGCGCCGCGGCGTCGCCCGGGCGCTGCTGGCCGTCGTGCCGCTGACCGCCGAGAGCATCGGCGTCGGCGTGATCACCGCCGCGGTGCCGGCCCCGCAACGCGAACTAAACCGGTTCTTCGCCCGGCTCGGCTTCGCGAGCACCACCACGCTGCGGTCGACGTCGGTGGCCACCCTGCGCCGCCACCTCGAACCCGAACTCGCGGCCGAACGGGCCGGCGGTCAGTCCGTCGTGCGGTTGCGCCGTTCGATCCGTGGCCGCGCCCGCACCAGGCACGCCGCGGCGGGCGAGGCCGGCTGA
- a CDS encoding glycosyltransferase family 4 protein: MAYSVLLLNWRDLGHPEAGGAEKYLVEVAEGLAARGHHVTFRTALYPGALPREVVNGVNYIRKGGHYSVYTRAIASQAVRRLRADVVVDVQNGVPFLSTAALPHHPVVNLVHHVHREQWPVAFNPTVAKIGWQLESALAPFAYRRAQYVAVSETTRRELVALGVDGDRVAIIPNGTDLTNQDARPADHPVVTVLGRLVPHKRVEIAIRAVAALRNKIPGIELRVVGSGYWLGELRDLSRDLGIADQVVFTGHVSEWEKRRILSESWVLALPSIKEGWGLVVVEAATHHTPSIAYRSAGGVADSIQEGRTGLLVDDGQEPFTGALEALLADEKLRHTLGDEAARFAAQFTWPQAVQKWENLLQEVIDCYHS, from the coding sequence ATGGCCTACTCGGTGCTGCTGCTCAACTGGCGTGATCTCGGGCATCCCGAGGCCGGTGGCGCGGAGAAGTACCTGGTGGAGGTGGCCGAGGGGCTCGCCGCACGCGGCCATCACGTCACCTTCCGAACCGCCCTGTATCCCGGCGCACTCCCCCGTGAAGTGGTCAACGGCGTCAACTACATCCGCAAGGGCGGCCACTACTCGGTCTACACCCGCGCCATCGCCTCCCAGGCGGTCCGCCGCCTACGCGCCGACGTGGTCGTCGACGTGCAGAACGGAGTGCCGTTCCTGTCGACCGCGGCGCTACCGCACCACCCCGTGGTGAATCTGGTGCACCACGTCCACCGCGAGCAGTGGCCGGTCGCGTTCAACCCGACGGTCGCGAAGATCGGCTGGCAGCTGGAATCGGCGCTCGCGCCCTTTGCCTACCGACGGGCGCAGTACGTCGCGGTGTCCGAGACGACCCGCCGGGAGTTGGTGGCGCTGGGCGTCGACGGCGACCGCGTCGCGATCATTCCCAACGGCACCGACCTGACGAATCAGGATGCTCGGCCGGCCGACCATCCCGTGGTGACCGTGCTGGGCCGGTTGGTGCCGCACAAGCGCGTCGAGATCGCGATTCGAGCGGTGGCCGCGTTACGGAACAAGATCCCGGGAATCGAACTGCGGGTCGTCGGCTCCGGATACTGGCTCGGTGAACTGCGCGATCTGAGCCGCGACTTGGGCATCGCCGACCAGGTCGTGTTCACCGGCCACGTCTCGGAGTGGGAGAAGCGGCGGATCCTCAGCGAGAGTTGGGTGCTCGCCCTGCCGAGCATCAAGGAGGGGTGGGGACTGGTGGTCGTCGAGGCCGCGACGCACCACACCCCGAGCATCGCCTACCGATCGGCGGGCGGTGTCGCAGATTCGATCCAGGAGGGCCGCACCGGCCTGCTCGTCGACGACGGACAGGAACCCTTCACCGGGGCGCTCGAGGCGCTCCTGGCCGACGAGAAGCTGCGTCACACTCTGGGCGACGAAGCCGCCCGGTTCGCGGCGCAGTTCACCTGGCCGCAGGCCGTGCAGAAGTGGGAGAACCTGCTGCAGGAGGTCATCGACTGCTACCACTCGTGA
- a CDS encoding alpha-(1->3)-arabinofuranosyltransferase domain-containing protein has translation MAITFICLAQSPGVTTFDTKLDLTQDPGSFMRQTLTVWTPDINMGSLQNQAYGYLFPTGPYYLLGDLIGAPMWLWQRLWSLLILVIAFEGMRLVLRALGGSTPVVAIVAASSYAFAPRVLGTVGVLSGQTLPGAVLPWTVLPLVLAHQGRLGWRRAVVLSAATVPFMGGVNATEVMLVLLLPGLLVLMSGGSWRSRWRRTAAWSGLIILVCIWWIGPLLVLGTYAPPFLDYVESARNTTAPVGFLQSVQGTTHWLSYLDPVDSDWYTAFRLSHEPVFLVASAAVGICGLVGLTLRRTPLRLPLAVAAFGALAFLTLGHGGVSGSPLQSTFLSFLDGGGAPFRNIHKVDPLVRFAVAVGLTSTITVAAPRVRRLLGWDQHPDLRHLASGIPAAVAFVLVASSLVPAAAGQMRSAKGWKDIPQPWLQMSETLQKLPAGARTLVVPGADIGDQTWGRTVDELIQTFPGVNWASRSKVPLVSNGGIRFLDEVENAFWAGRGSTGLVQALASAGFTNILVRNDIAAENNVPDPDRVHQAIAGMPGLSKVKAFGVGQGGYPMVELYSLRGASGSPLAVPMSQTRVFYGEADNLVRAYESGAIRGDEVTVSNAPGDTRAHVTDTAPARLVTEGWSRQERSFARVHESRSSVMTEDDEFGSTRAQHDYGPMSGTQQATAVYSGVSSVRVSSTADSAGSLGPVRPDLGAWAAVDGRPDTAWVSAGGTDPRQQWIAVDLDAARTPGKVDLKFRESVADVKVVRLVADSETKTVRLDATGAGSTVLQRPTKQVKVEVVTASGAGQVGLSDLRIAGLSPQRSIQVPTLVDAGDSLVFTDNPGRTVCTVGALGVGCNPLTYVGPDESTGISRDVEVVRGRPVTVDAQVVPTGGEAVDNLLLPLKDAVAVRASGSYVTDVRNSPTQAADGSTATTWIPPQNGTVEPWLDLSWGPSRTLSTFKVGVGPGATPAPVAGVTVDGRPAAFTVSADGTYRLTGSPKGTSLRVYFTKGVALPQIAEVQVDALRDLYYRPADSTTTGLLCGLGPPIHLGSAAVETEIVGTIGQLRSGAPMQVRSCGLVPDLKSGRQTISIDRIDGFTPVSLQVSAPGDRQTAQQRLTVTENRWTEQDRSVTVAGGPVTVLAVPENFNAGWTATMGGRTLTSVLVNGWQQGWVVPAGSAARQITMSFTPAKPYQASLLVGALAALAVLVAAMVLLVAMVRERVGVRGLLAGLSGAGSGSAPDHASASEEPVGAPAIWWVAVVVVLAALFGGAFTAVGVVVALVTPWRWRSIARTAAVAVTVLAAILAASADFASAAEIADGATALVLGLLVGLVLRSASATGTLRRPHWSRVQGPGARWSWSGSRARKRQEQQPEPEPELPDDPETGAQR, from the coding sequence GTGGCCATCACCTTCATCTGCCTCGCCCAGTCGCCCGGCGTCACCACGTTCGACACGAAGCTCGACCTCACACAGGACCCCGGCTCGTTCATGCGGCAGACGCTGACCGTCTGGACGCCCGACATCAACATGGGGTCGCTGCAGAACCAGGCCTACGGCTATCTGTTCCCGACCGGGCCGTATTACCTGCTCGGCGATCTGATCGGTGCGCCGATGTGGCTGTGGCAGCGACTGTGGTCGCTGTTGATCCTCGTGATCGCGTTCGAAGGAATGCGCTTGGTCTTGCGCGCGCTCGGCGGCTCCACCCCGGTGGTGGCCATCGTCGCGGCGTCGTCGTACGCCTTCGCGCCCCGGGTGCTGGGCACCGTCGGTGTGCTGAGTGGGCAGACACTCCCGGGGGCGGTGCTGCCCTGGACGGTGCTGCCGCTGGTGTTGGCCCACCAGGGACGGCTCGGGTGGCGGCGGGCCGTCGTGCTCTCGGCAGCGACCGTGCCGTTCATGGGCGGCGTCAACGCGACCGAGGTCATGCTCGTGCTGCTCCTGCCGGGCCTGCTGGTGCTGATGTCCGGTGGGTCGTGGCGCAGCAGGTGGCGCCGCACGGCCGCCTGGTCGGGACTGATCATCCTCGTCTGCATCTGGTGGATCGGTCCGCTGCTGGTGCTCGGCACCTACGCGCCACCCTTCCTCGACTATGTGGAGTCGGCGCGCAACACCACGGCACCGGTCGGCTTCCTCCAATCGGTGCAGGGCACCACCCACTGGCTGAGTTACCTCGATCCGGTCGACTCCGACTGGTACACCGCCTTCCGGCTCAGCCACGAACCGGTCTTCCTCGTCGCGAGCGCGGCCGTCGGCATCTGCGGCCTCGTCGGTCTTACCTTGCGCCGCACGCCGCTGCGGCTGCCGTTGGCCGTCGCCGCGTTCGGGGCGCTCGCGTTCCTCACCCTCGGTCACGGCGGTGTGTCGGGGTCGCCGTTGCAGTCGACGTTCCTGTCCTTCCTCGACGGCGGCGGCGCGCCGTTCCGCAACATCCACAAGGTCGACCCGCTCGTCAGATTCGCGGTGGCCGTGGGTCTGACGAGCACGATCACGGTGGCCGCACCCCGCGTCCGACGGTTGTTGGGGTGGGATCAGCACCCCGATCTGCGTCACCTCGCGTCCGGCATCCCTGCCGCTGTGGCGTTCGTGCTGGTGGCGAGCTCGTTGGTGCCGGCCGCGGCGGGGCAGATGCGCAGCGCGAAGGGGTGGAAGGACATCCCGCAGCCGTGGCTGCAGATGTCCGAGACCCTCCAGAAGCTTCCCGCGGGCGCCCGCACGCTTGTCGTGCCCGGTGCCGACATCGGCGACCAGACGTGGGGCCGAACGGTCGACGAACTCATCCAGACCTTCCCCGGTGTGAACTGGGCTTCGCGCTCGAAGGTGCCGCTGGTGTCCAACGGCGGCATCCGGTTCCTCGACGAGGTCGAGAACGCCTTCTGGGCCGGGCGTGGGTCGACCGGGCTCGTCCAAGCGCTCGCTTCCGCCGGCTTCACCAACATCCTCGTGCGCAACGACATCGCCGCGGAGAACAACGTGCCCGACCCTGACCGGGTGCATCAGGCCATCGCCGGGATGCCCGGTCTGAGCAAGGTCAAAGCCTTCGGGGTCGGCCAGGGTGGCTACCCGATGGTGGAGTTGTACAGCCTGCGCGGAGCGAGCGGTTCGCCACTGGCCGTACCGATGTCGCAGACCCGTGTGTTCTACGGCGAAGCGGACAACCTGGTGCGGGCCTACGAGAGCGGCGCGATCCGTGGTGACGAGGTGACGGTGTCGAACGCGCCGGGTGACACCCGTGCGCACGTGACCGATACCGCGCCGGCCCGATTGGTGACCGAGGGGTGGTCGCGCCAGGAACGTTCGTTCGCGCGGGTGCACGAATCGCGGTCGTCGGTGATGACCGAGGACGACGAATTCGGTTCTACCCGAGCACAACACGACTACGGACCGATGAGCGGCACGCAGCAGGCGACGGCGGTCTACTCCGGGGTGAGTTCGGTGCGGGTCAGCTCGACCGCCGACTCCGCCGGGTCGCTCGGCCCCGTACGGCCCGACCTCGGCGCGTGGGCCGCGGTCGACGGACGCCCCGACACCGCCTGGGTCTCGGCGGGCGGCACCGACCCGCGACAGCAGTGGATAGCGGTCGATCTCGACGCCGCGCGCACGCCCGGCAAGGTCGACCTGAAGTTCCGCGAGTCGGTCGCCGACGTCAAGGTGGTGCGGCTCGTCGCCGACTCCGAGACCAAGACCGTCCGACTCGATGCCACCGGCGCGGGCTCCACGGTGCTCCAACGCCCGACGAAGCAAGTGAAGGTGGAAGTGGTCACGGCCTCGGGTGCAGGTCAGGTCGGTCTGTCCGACCTGCGCATCGCCGGCCTGTCGCCGCAACGCAGCATCCAGGTGCCGACCCTCGTTGACGCCGGCGACAGCCTGGTGTTCACCGACAACCCGGGCCGCACGGTGTGCACCGTGGGTGCGCTCGGCGTCGGGTGCAACCCGCTGACGTACGTCGGTCCGGACGAGAGCACCGGCATCTCGCGTGATGTCGAGGTGGTGCGTGGTCGACCCGTCACGGTCGACGCGCAGGTCGTGCCGACCGGGGGAGAGGCGGTCGACAACCTGTTGCTGCCGTTGAAGGACGCCGTGGCGGTGCGGGCCAGCGGGAGCTACGTGACCGACGTCCGCAACAGCCCGACCCAGGCGGCGGACGGGTCGACCGCAACGACTTGGATCCCGCCGCAGAACGGCACCGTCGAGCCGTGGCTCGACCTTTCGTGGGGTCCTTCGCGCACCCTCAGCACGTTCAAGGTCGGCGTCGGTCCGGGCGCGACACCGGCACCCGTGGCCGGCGTGACGGTCGACGGCCGCCCGGCCGCGTTCACGGTGTCGGCCGACGGCACCTACCGGCTGACCGGCAGTCCCAAGGGCACCAGCCTGCGGGTCTACTTCACCAAGGGTGTGGCGTTGCCGCAGATCGCGGAGGTGCAGGTCGATGCTCTGCGCGACCTCTACTACCGCCCGGCCGACTCCACCACGACCGGTCTGCTGTGCGGTCTCGGCCCGCCGATCCACCTCGGCTCGGCAGCGGTGGAGACCGAGATCGTCGGAACCATCGGTCAACTGCGCTCCGGTGCGCCGATGCAGGTGCGTAGCTGCGGGCTCGTGCCCGACCTCAAGAGCGGACGCCAGACGATCTCGATCGATCGGATCGACGGGTTCACCCCGGTGAGCCTGCAGGTGTCGGCACCCGGCGACCGGCAGACCGCCCAGCAACGGCTGACCGTCACCGAGAACCGCTGGACCGAGCAGGACCGCAGCGTCACCGTGGCCGGTGGACCGGTGACCGTGCTCGCGGTGCCGGAGAACTTCAACGCCGGCTGGACCGCGACGATGGGTGGTCGCACCCTCACGTCGGTGCTGGTCAACGGCTGGCAGCAAGGGTGGGTCGTCCCCGCGGGGAGCGCGGCACGGCAGATCACCATGTCGTTCACACCCGCGAAGCCCTACCAGGCGAGCCTGCTGGTCGGCGCACTCGCGGCGCTCGCCGTGCTGGTCGCGGCGATGGTGCTGCTGGTGGCGATGGTGCGTGAACGAGTCGGTGTCCGCGGTCTGCTCGCCGGACTCTCCGGCGCGGGTTCGGGTTCAGCGCCCGATCACGCGTCCGCGTCCGAGGAGCCGGTCGGCGCCCCGGCGATCTGGTGGGTCGCCGTCGTGGTCGTTCTCGCCGCGCTGTTCGGCGGGGCCTTCACCGCCGTCGGCGTTGTGGTCGCACTGGTGACGCCCTGGCGATGGCGGTCGATCGCTCGGACGGCCGCCGTCGCGGTGACCGTGCTCGCCGCGATCCTCGCCGCGTCCGCCGACTTCGCGTCTGCCGCCGAAATCGCCGACGGGGCGACCGCCCTCGTACTCGGGCTGTTGGTCGGGCTGGTGCTGCGATCGGCCTCCGCAACCGGCACGTTGCGCCGTCCGCACTGGTCGCGAGTGCAAGGGCCTGGCGCGCGATGGTCGTGGTCTGGGTCACGGGCGCGCAAGCGGCAGGAACAGCAACCCGAACCAGAACCCGAGCTCCCCGACGATCCAGAAACAGGTGCGCAGCGATGA
- a CDS encoding class I SAM-dependent methyltransferase has product MTDSTTKTFEDAWQLAEGIKGWMTRGQAEMLWNAASALGPGQSILEIGSHCGRSTVILGTAAQNVGATVTAVDPFVEGRLFGGPSTRSIFEGNIERAGLNDVVTLRAEYSTQLRPQWDEQIDLLYIDGKHDYWTVTDDLRWAEHVPTGGNVLIHDCFSSIGVTSAILAHVAPGHSLRYLDRSTSLARFEVGTPDAADRRRILAQLPWWARNVGIKVLLRARLNGVAEKFGHTGTADPF; this is encoded by the coding sequence ATGACCGACTCGACCACCAAGACATTCGAAGACGCGTGGCAGCTCGCGGAAGGCATCAAGGGTTGGATGACCCGCGGCCAGGCGGAGATGCTCTGGAATGCGGCTTCCGCACTCGGCCCCGGCCAGTCGATTCTCGAGATCGGCAGCCACTGCGGCCGCTCGACCGTGATCCTCGGTACGGCCGCGCAGAACGTCGGCGCGACGGTCACCGCCGTCGACCCCTTCGTGGAGGGCCGCCTGTTCGGTGGTCCCTCGACCCGTTCCATCTTCGAGGGCAACATCGAGCGCGCCGGACTGAACGACGTCGTCACGCTGCGCGCCGAGTACTCCACTCAGCTGCGCCCGCAGTGGGACGAGCAGATCGACCTGCTCTACATCGACGGCAAGCACGACTACTGGACGGTGACCGACGACCTGCGGTGGGCCGAGCATGTGCCCACCGGCGGGAACGTGCTCATCCACGACTGCTTCTCCTCGATCGGCGTGACCAGCGCGATCCTCGCGCACGTCGCGCCGGGGCATTCGCTGCGTTACCTCGACCGCAGCACCTCACTCGCGCGATTCGAGGTCGGCACACCCGACGCCGCCGACCGACGACGCATCCTGGCGCAGCTGCCGTGGTGGGCGCGCAACGTCGGCATCAAGGTGCTGCTACGTGCCCGGCTGAACGGCGTCGCCGAGAAGTTCGGTCACACGGGCACCGCGGACCCGTTCTGA
- the polA gene encoding DNA polymerase I, whose protein sequence is MKRLLLLDGHSMAYRAFFALPAENFSTTTGQHTNAVYGFTSMLINVLRDEEPTHVGVAFDVSRQTFRTQEYAEYKAGRSATPDEFKGQVSLLREVLDALRITYVEVEGYEADDVIATLTTQAVDGGFDEVLICSGDRDALQLVSDKVTVLYPVRGVSELARMTPTAVEEKYGVPPERYSDLAALVGESSDNLPGVPGVGPKTAAKWIGLYGDLTGVVANADQIKGKAGESFRAHLDGVLRNRRLNQLIRDLALPKTPDDLERQVWDRQEVHTVFDGLEFKVLRDRLFATLEAVTEEADEGVEVDGEVLKPADVAAWVGEHLAGTAPVGVEVIGRWARGRGEAEAVAISAEHRAAYVELSSLDEPGERALRDWLADASRPKVLHDAKPQAQALATSGLPIEGIVSDTALAAYLVRPDQRSYDLADLVLRYLKRELRADSEPAAQGMLDFGGTDTEAQEAMVRAAAVAELAGALDTQLQATGGAELMRDLELPLTGVLAQMERVGIAVDTDAMEGLESEYADGVRAAQQDAYDAIGGEQINLGSPKQLQVVLFDQLDMPKTKKTKTGYTTDADALNDLYAKTEHPFLEALLRHRDWSRLRATVEGLMKSVADDGRIHTTYQQTVAATGRLSSVDPNLQNIPIRTEAGRRVREVFVVGDGYESLMSADYSQIEMRIMAHLSGDNGLIEAFRTGEDLHRFVGARVFGVQPEDVTLEMRSKVKAMSYGLAYGLSAFGLSKQLTISTGEAKELMDEYFKRFGGVRDYLRSVVEDARLVGYTETMLGRRRYLPDLTSDNRQRREMAERMALNAPIQGSAADVMKMAMLGVQRALDDAGLKSRMLLQVHDELVLEIAPGERDQVEALVRDQMGSAVAMDVPLDVSIGVGRSWHEAAH, encoded by the coding sequence GTGAAGCGACTGCTCCTCCTCGACGGACATTCCATGGCCTACCGCGCGTTCTTCGCGCTGCCCGCTGAGAACTTCTCGACCACCACCGGGCAGCACACGAACGCCGTCTACGGCTTCACCTCGATGCTCATCAACGTGCTGCGCGACGAGGAACCCACCCACGTCGGCGTCGCGTTCGACGTGTCGCGGCAGACCTTCCGCACCCAGGAGTACGCCGAGTACAAGGCCGGACGCTCGGCCACGCCCGACGAGTTCAAGGGGCAGGTGTCGTTGCTGCGCGAGGTGCTCGACGCGTTGCGCATCACCTACGTCGAGGTCGAGGGCTACGAGGCCGACGACGTGATCGCGACCCTCACCACACAGGCCGTCGACGGCGGATTCGACGAGGTGCTCATCTGCTCCGGCGACCGCGACGCCCTGCAGCTGGTCTCCGACAAGGTCACCGTGCTCTACCCGGTGCGCGGGGTGTCCGAGCTGGCCCGTATGACGCCGACGGCCGTCGAGGAGAAGTACGGCGTGCCGCCCGAGCGCTACAGCGACCTCGCGGCGCTCGTCGGCGAGTCGTCCGACAACCTGCCCGGCGTGCCGGGCGTCGGCCCCAAGACGGCCGCGAAGTGGATCGGCCTCTACGGCGACCTCACCGGTGTCGTCGCCAACGCCGACCAGATCAAGGGCAAGGCGGGGGAGTCGTTCCGGGCCCACCTCGACGGTGTGTTGCGCAACCGGCGGCTCAACCAGCTGATTCGCGACCTCGCGCTGCCGAAGACCCCCGACGATCTCGAGCGGCAGGTGTGGGACCGCCAGGAGGTGCACACCGTCTTCGACGGTCTGGAGTTCAAGGTGCTGCGCGACCGGCTCTTCGCGACGCTCGAGGCCGTCACCGAGGAGGCCGACGAAGGCGTCGAGGTCGACGGGGAAGTGCTCAAACCTGCGGACGTCGCTGCGTGGGTCGGCGAGCACCTCGCCGGCACGGCTCCGGTCGGGGTGGAGGTGATCGGGCGCTGGGCCCGCGGACGCGGCGAGGCCGAAGCGGTCGCGATCAGTGCCGAGCACCGCGCTGCCTACGTCGAACTGTCGAGCCTCGACGAGCCCGGCGAACGGGCGCTGCGCGACTGGCTCGCCGACGCCTCCCGACCCAAGGTGCTGCACGACGCGAAGCCGCAGGCGCAGGCCCTGGCTACCAGTGGGCTGCCGATCGAGGGCATCGTGTCCGACACCGCGCTGGCCGCCTACCTGGTGCGTCCCGACCAGCGCTCCTACGACCTCGCCGACCTGGTGCTGCGCTACCTCAAGCGCGAGCTGCGGGCCGACTCCGAGCCGGCCGCGCAGGGGATGCTCGACTTCGGCGGCACCGACACCGAGGCGCAGGAGGCGATGGTGCGCGCCGCGGCAGTCGCCGAGCTGGCCGGTGCACTCGACACCCAGCTGCAGGCCACCGGCGGCGCCGAGCTGATGCGCGACCTCGAACTACCGCTCACCGGGGTGCTCGCCCAGATGGAGCGGGTCGGCATCGCCGTCGACACCGACGCCATGGAGGGCCTGGAGTCGGAGTACGCCGACGGGGTGCGGGCCGCGCAGCAGGACGCCTACGACGCGATCGGTGGCGAGCAGATCAACCTCGGCTCGCCCAAGCAGTTGCAGGTGGTGCTGTTCGACCAGCTCGACATGCCGAAGACGAAGAAGACCAAGACCGGCTACACCACCGACGCCGACGCACTCAACGACCTCTACGCCAAGACCGAGCACCCCTTCCTCGAGGCGCTCCTTCGCCACCGCGACTGGTCACGGCTGCGGGCCACCGTCGAGGGGCTGATGAAGTCGGTGGCCGACGACGGACGCATCCACACGACCTACCAGCAGACGGTCGCCGCCACCGGGCGGTTGTCATCGGTCGACCCCAACCTGCAGAACATCCCGATCCGCACCGAGGCCGGACGCCGCGTCCGCGAGGTGTTCGTGGTGGGCGACGGCTACGAGTCGCTGATGTCGGCCGACTACTCCCAGATCGAGATGCGGATCATGGCGCACCTGTCCGGCGACAACGGGTTGATCGAGGCGTTCCGCACCGGCGAAGACCTGCACCGGTTCGTCGGCGCGCGGGTCTTCGGCGTGCAACCCGAAGACGTCACCCTCGAGATGAGGTCGAAGGTCAAGGCGATGAGCTACGGACTCGCTTACGGCCTGTCGGCGTTCGGTCTGTCGAAGCAGTTGACGATCAGCACCGGCGAGGCGAAGGAGCTGATGGACGAGTACTTCAAGCGGTTCGGCGGAGTGCGCGACTACCTGCGGTCGGTCGTCGAGGATGCGCGGCTCGTCGGCTACACCGAGACCATGCTCGGTCGCCGCCGCTACCTGCCCGACCTGACATCCGACAACCGTCAGCGCCGCGAGATGGCCGAGCGGATGGCGCTCAACGCGCCGATCCAGGGGTCTGCCGCCGACGTGATGAAGATGGCGATGCTGGGTGTGCAGCGCGCGCTCGACGACGCCGGGTTGAAGTCACGGATGCTGCTGCAGGTGCACGACGAACTCGTGCTCGAGATCGCACCGGGGGAGCGTGACCAGGTTGAGGCGTTGGTGCGCGACCAGATGGGCTCGGCGGTCGCGATGGACGTGCCGCTCGATGTGAGCATCGGGGTCGGACGGTCGTGGCACGAGGCGGCGCACTGA
- a CDS encoding PaaI family thioesterase: protein MTDNTTSPSDRPTDSSASATDPAMLETFNRMNRGTLGDRMGIEFLEVSAERVVARMPVEGNTQPYGLLHGGASVVLAETVGSVGAALVAGEGRAAMGLDINATHHRGVRSGFVTATATVLSAGRSVASYDVAIVDDEGRRVCTSRITCVLRDAPTKAK from the coding sequence ATGACCGACAACACCACTTCGCCCAGCGACCGCCCGACCGACAGCTCCGCCTCGGCCACCGATCCCGCCATGCTCGAGACGTTCAACCGGATGAACCGCGGGACGTTGGGCGACCGGATGGGTATCGAGTTCCTGGAGGTGTCGGCCGAACGGGTCGTCGCCCGGATGCCCGTCGAGGGCAACACGCAGCCGTACGGTCTGCTGCACGGCGGGGCGAGCGTGGTGCTTGCCGAGACCGTGGGTTCGGTGGGTGCGGCCCTCGTCGCCGGCGAAGGACGCGCGGCCATGGGCCTCGACATCAACGCCACCCACCACCGCGGTGTGCGCAGCGGGTTCGTCACCGCCACCGCGACCGTGCTGTCGGCCGGACGCTCGGTCGCCTCCTACGACGTCGCGATCGTCGACGACGAAGGCAGGCGCGTGTGCACGAGCCGCATCACCTGCGTGCTGCGGGACGCCCCGACGAAGGCGAAGTAG
- a CDS encoding lipopolysaccharide biosynthesis protein gives MKPASNPAADTSTSAQTTTTGGSAAVVALAMTLGNVCAYGFVVLAARSMIPASYGQVGALLGLLLVVDVVAVGLQANAAREAATHTGRGQTRRSLRRGLIALAALVVLGTAISPVVARVLDLDGPLPVVLTTLAAGFLAVSGSAVGILQGRERWTSFAAVQLSSGISRLVVGGGAILIWPTPTGALFGVAAGAAVPMTIAWLTVTNRVLADDREAPAPSEEPSTRSSALHDSHMLLALLVLSNCDVLLVRHVLEGHDSGLYAAGLIVTKAVLFLPQFVIAVAFPSMVRSDSAQVVLKAAGVVVGLGLLIAGGVLLLPGLALTVVGGPKYEEVAGSLWAFSLLGTVLSLINVMVFRLIAHRRYAAVAPLWVGAACLAAAVLTTSSVSQVLTVTIATDTAVLLVLGWLTLRSRATT, from the coding sequence ATGAAACCCGCCAGTAACCCCGCCGCAGACACGTCGACCAGCGCGCAGACCACGACCACAGGAGGCTCCGCCGCCGTCGTGGCGCTCGCGATGACGCTCGGCAATGTGTGCGCGTACGGCTTCGTGGTGCTCGCCGCCCGATCGATGATTCCGGCGTCCTACGGGCAGGTCGGGGCGTTGCTCGGCCTGCTGCTGGTCGTCGACGTGGTCGCGGTCGGTCTCCAGGCCAACGCGGCGCGCGAGGCGGCGACCCACACCGGACGCGGTCAGACCCGCCGGTCGCTGCGCCGGGGACTCATTGCGCTGGCCGCTCTGGTCGTGCTCGGCACGGCCATCAGCCCGGTCGTCGCCCGGGTGCTCGATCTCGACGGACCGCTGCCGGTCGTGCTGACGACGTTGGCAGCCGGCTTCCTGGCGGTGAGCGGCTCGGCCGTCGGCATCCTGCAGGGCCGCGAGCGCTGGACCTCGTTCGCCGCCGTCCAGTTGAGCTCCGGGATCAGCCGGTTGGTGGTGGGCGGCGGCGCCATCCTGATCTGGCCGACCCCGACCGGCGCCCTGTTCGGAGTGGCCGCCGGCGCGGCGGTGCCGATGACGATCGCCTGGCTGACGGTGACCAACAGGGTGCTCGCCGACGACCGGGAGGCCCCCGCGCCGTCCGAGGAGCCGAGCACCAGATCGTCGGCCCTGCACGACAGCCACATGCTGCTGGCGCTGCTCGTGCTGTCGAACTGCGACGTGCTGCTCGTGCGCCACGTGCTCGAAGGGCACGACAGCGGCCTGTACGCAGCCGGACTGATCGTCACCAAGGCCGTGCTGTTCCTGCCGCAATTCGTCATCGCGGTCGCGTTCCCGTCGATGGTGCGCAGCGATTCGGCACAGGTCGTGCTGAAGGCAGCCGGAGTCGTCGTCGGCCTGGGACTCCTGATCGCCGGTGGTGTGCTGTTGCTGCCCGGGCTGGCGTTGACGGTCGTCGGCGGGCCGAAGTACGAGGAGGTCGCCGGCTCGCTCTGGGCGTTCAGCCTGCTCGGCACCGTGCTGTCGTTGATCAACGTCATGGTGTTCCGGCTGATCGCGCACCGCCGCTACGCCGCCGTTGCGCCCCTCTGGGTGGGCGCGGCCTGCCTCGCCGCCGCAGTGCTCACGACCTCGTCGGTGTCGCAGGTGCTGACGGTCACGATCGCCACCGACACCGCCGTGCTGCTCGTGCTCGGCTGGTTGACCCTGCGCTCCCGGGCGACCACCTGA